A window from Chrysemys picta bellii isolate R12L10 chromosome 2, ASM1138683v2, whole genome shotgun sequence encodes these proteins:
- the LOC135981661 gene encoding uncharacterized protein LOC135981661, with translation MTQKLLTEMVLNITEAGKALQWDLACSEIQDFLNDQLMAIRNDLEHQAWPTALTDTSGVPSDLWPWRHTWRLSGWKCRHSQCSFQAYGPVGGGVWAPTYRILPGPWGGCMWDWVIHQDIWEIRPPGMPNRFLVSAPGITSDIWMGLGSKWTFWSLEPPQLQCIRKLKPGEVVTLHDYVCWEGRGQGTPLTGHLFFQANDSCVYVNDTISQDIYFNLTTTAGNHIIYWPADRVFQVALKFQIPFNWTSLVSDRFQNLFSLLPEIQKISEVQGQIHMLQNIYQVEKYAFHTAYRVAILCTKYDVLCFMTKAVQQAHYSIAMGMLLLVLLLVSLGLCYCCKSRNISNTFHVHAHHALSLHPIKTL, from the coding sequence atgacccagaagttgctgacagagatggtattgaatatcactgaggctgggaaggcattgcagtgggatctagcatgttcagaaattcaggatttcctgaatgaccagctaatggccattcggaatgatctagagcatcaggcttggcccactgcccttacagacacatcaggagtaccatctgatctgtggccatggagacatacttggagactttctgggtggaagtgcagacattctcagtgctccttccaagcatatggaccggttggagggggggtgtgggctcccacataccgaatcctgccgggtccatggggaggatgcatgtgggattgggtaattcaccaagatatctgggaaattagacctcctggtatgcccaatcgatttttagtcagtgctcctgggattacatctgacatttggatggggttagggagtaaatggacattttggtcattagaacccccacagcttcagtgtatccgtaaactgaagccaggagaagttgttactcttcatgactacgtttgctgggagggtaggggacaaggaactcccctgacaggacacttattttttcaagctaatgatagctgtgtgtatgttaatgacaccatatcgcAAGACAtatattttaatctcactaccactgcaggcaaccatatcatttactggcctgcagatagagtttttcaagtagcccttaagttccagataccctttaattggactagtttagtatctgatagatttcagaatttgttttcactgttaccagagattcagaaaatctctgaagtacaagggcaaattcacatgcttcaaaatatatatcaagttgaaaagtatgcctttcacactgcttatagagtagctatcttatgtactaagtatgatgtattgtgctttatgactaagGCTGTACAACAAGCCCATTacagtattgctatgggaatgttattgcttgtattgttattagttagcttaggattatgttattgttgtaaaaGTCGTAATattagtaatacctttcatgtccatgctcatcatgcattgtcattacatccaatcaaaaccctttag